The Pseudanabaena sp. FACHB-2040 genome segment TCCGGAATGCGGCCATCGGGCGTGCGCGTACCCTGGAGGAAAATGCCAACGGCCCAGCCTTGGTCGAGCTGCTTCATCGCTTCCCGCAGGGCGCTGCGGTCGGCACTGCCCCGCTTGACCGGATAGGCCCCATAAAGCCGAATCGCCGGGCTCAAAACCGGCACCCGAAATAGCTCCTCCTTAGCCATGTAAGACACCGGACGGCGCACGCAGCTAGATAAGATCGGCGGGTCAAAGTCGCTGGCATGGTTAGCCACCACCACCAGATTGCCCTGCTGAGGAACGTGGTTAGCCCCATAAGTGCGGCTACGGAAATAGACGTGCAGCATAGGGCTAACCACCGACCATTTAAACAGGTGGTAAAGCAGCAGGCTGCTCAGCGGTTCACGCGATCGAGCCATAAAACTTGCCTACCCAGCTACCGCTTCCAGTTGGGCCAGCGTGCCCACATTCACTAGCTCTAGATCCTTACAGGTACGCTTGATCAGCCCAGTCAGCACGTTGCCGGGGCCGACCTCGACCACCCGCTCAATACCTTCCTGCGGCAGCTGCAAAGAGATCTCGCGCCAGCGCACCGATCCCGTCATCTGCTGAGCCAGCCGATCCTTGAGCACCTGGGGTTCGACGCTGGGGCTGGGATCAACGTTAGAGAGCACCGGCACTTGGGCCTGCTGAAACGCAACCGGCGCTAAAACAGCCTGAAACTCCGTGGCAGCTTCTGCCATTAGGGGCGAGTGAAAGGCCCCGCTGACGTTGAGCTTAACTCCCCGCTTGGCCTTGACCCCAGCCAGCACAGCGTCCACCGCTGCAGGCGTGCCTGAAATCACAACCTGCCCTGCATTGTTGTCGTTAGCCAACACCACATCGGGCGTGTCCTCTAGCTTGGCCATCAACTCCTCCCGGTCAAAGCCAATTAGAGCAGCCATCATCCCGTCCGAGGCTTGAGACATCAGCTCGGCCCGGCGCTTGACCAGCCCCAACCCCGTCTCAAAGTCGTAAACGCCAGCGGCATAGAGCGCCACGTATTCCCCCAAGCTGTGCCCGGCCACCCGATCAGGCTGATAACCTCGCTCTTTGAGCACATCTACCAGCAGGCTCTCCACCACATACAGACAGGGTTGGGTGTAGAGCGTGTTGGAAACCTTGTCTTCCGGGCTTTGGATGGTGTCGAGGACTGACCAGCCCAGCAGGGTACTTGCCGCTTCAAATTTAGCCCTTGCCCCTGGCAATTCCAGCAAATCTACGCCCATGCCAATAGCTTGCGACCCTTGCCCAGGAAATACCCATGCTGTCTTTGTCATATCAAACTCCCCCTAGCCTGAACGAATGGTGTGCTGAGATTTCCCCTATGGAGAGGACTCTCGAAAATTGGGCGCAGACCTTCATGCTTGGGAAGGTCAATAACTCGGGCCAGTCCTAAGTTTTGATCTAGCGCATCAAAGCATCCCAATAGTCCACTTTCTCATAAAGCGGAGAAGTCGGGGCAAGGCAGTGCCATCAGAGTCTCTGCAAATTCTCACAAGGCCGTAGGGCCAGCCTCTATTCCTCTGTCTCGGGCTTAAACGCTACAAAGGGCGCAGACCTCTGCGCCCCTACCAAAAGCCATCGCTAGCTCAATTGAGGCAGGATTAATCCGCGTTGCCCCATTCAAAAATGGCGGCACCCCAGGTTAAGCCGGCTCCGAAGCCCGAGGTGGCAATGATATCTCCGGGCTGAATTTTGCCCGCCCTGACGGTTTCATCGAGAGCCAAAGGAATAGAGGCGGCTGAGGTATTGCCGTGTTGGGCCATATTGCTAATGACCCGTTCTGAAGGAACCTTGAGCCGATTGGCTACGGCATCTAGAATGCGCTGGTTAGCCTGGTGGAGCAGCAGCCAGTCAATATTTTCAGCCGTTAGACTGGCCCGAAAGAGCGCTTTTTCAATGACCTCAGGGACGCGGCTGACGGCAAACTTGTAAACTTCTCGGCCGTTCATCGTGATGGGCTGGAACGTGCCCTGCTGCACCGTGACCTCATCTATCAGGGATTGGGGTTCGGGCGCATAGGACAAATTCAGGCAGCTATTCATAGAGCCGTCGCTGCACAGCTCAAAGCCCAGCAGCCGATCGCGATCGCAACTCTGCAGCACCACCGCCCCCGCCCCATCGCCAAACAAAACGCAGGTGCGCCGATCGCTCCAATCCACCCAACGGGAAAGAATATCTGCACCAATCACCAGAATGTTTTGATAGGTTCCGGTGCGAATAAACTGAGAGGCCGTGACCAGCGCAAAGACAAAGCCCGAGCAGGCCGCAGTCAGATCAAAGGCAGCCGCATGGACAGCTCCCAGTTCTGCCTGGACTTGAGAAGCCGTGCCAAACAGATCGTCTGGCGTGGAGGTCGCCAAAATGATCAGCTGGATATCGGTGGGAGCTAGACCTGCCATTGCGATCGCATTTCGACCCGCTTCGGCGGCTAGCGATCTCAAAGACTCTTCAGCCCCCGCCAGATTGCGGCTACGAATGCCGGTACGGCTGGCAATCCACTCATCATCAGTCTCAACCAATCGACTCAGGTCATCGTTGGCTAGTCGAGATGACAGGCGCGCCGAACCGCTGCCCACAACTGAGACTCCCGTCTTGGGCTGATTTAGCATTTACTCTCCATCCACTGCTGGCATAGCCACTTTCTGGTACTGGGTCTTGATGCGCTCCAGCACCTGATTGTCAACGGCCTCTTTAGCCAGCCGGATAGCGTTAAAGACAGAGGGCGCATGGGAGCTGCCGTGGCTGATGACGGCAATCCCAGCGACTCCGAGCAGCAGGGCACCGCCATGCTCCGCGTGGTCAACCCGCTGTTTAATACGGCGCAGATTGGGCTTCAAAATTGAGGCCCCCACCTTACCGCGAATACCCTGCGGCAGCTCTTCTCGCAAAATTTGCAGAATGGCTTCGCCCACGGCCTCAGCAAACTTCAGCAGCACGTTGCCGGCAAATCCGTCGCAGACCACGACATCAAAGTCTCCGGTGAGCACGTCTCTGCCCTCAGCATTGCCCCGAAAGGGCACAAAGGGATTGTCTGCCAGCAGCTGATGTGCTCGAACTGCCAGGTCGTTGCCTTTGCTGGGTTCTTCACCAATATTGAGCAGCCCTACCTGGGGGCTTTCGACCCCCAAAACGTAGCGGGAGTAGATTGTCCCCATCACGGCAAACTGTTCTAGAAACTTGGGCCGGCAGTCTACGTTAGCCCCAACATCTAGAATTAGCACCGATTTGCCCGCTATGACCGTGGGAAACACAGCCCCAATAGCCGGACGGTCAATTCCTTTGAGGCGGCCCAGCCGCAGCAAGGCCGCTGCCATCGCTGCCCCCGAATGCCCCGCAGAGACAACGGCATCAGCCCGCTTCTGCTTAACCAGATCCATAGATACATTGATCGATGCCTGAGGCTTGCGGCGAAGGGCACCTAGCGGTTCTTCGTGCATTTCCACCGTGCCTTCCGAAGGCACGATTTCGATGCCGTCTAGATTCCCTAGCTGCGGAGTAGACGCTCTGATCTGCTCTGGATCGCCAACCAAGAGAATGTCGACCCCTAATTCCGCCCTTGCCCTGATGGCACCTGCGACGATTTCAGCGGGTGCAAAATCCCCACCCATCGCATCAACCGCGATTCGCGCCCGAGTTGATCCCATCGACAAAATCTGTAAAAACCTTAAAAAATTCTAGCAGACTACTCTTCACCCGGTTCCACGATTCGCTGGAACAGGTATCCGGTGCCCCGAGCCGTCAAAATTAGCTCAGGATTGCTGGGATCATCCTCTAGCTTGGCTCGCAGCCGAGAAATATGGACATCCACCACTCGCGTATCGACATGGCGCTCAGGTGTATAACCCCAAACTTCCTGCAAAATTTCGGAGCGGGAGAACGGTTCACCAGAGCGGCTTACCAGTAACTCCAGTAGGCTAAACTCCATGCCGGTCAGTCGAATACGCTCGTCTCCCTTGTAGACCTGTCGCTTGTTGGTATCGATCCGAATTGTGTTGACGGTGATCACGCCGGAACTCGGAATGCCCGAAGTACCAGTCTTTTCAACCCGCCGCAAGACGGAGCGAATGCGCGCCTCTAGCTCTTTAGGCGAGAATGGCTTGACGACATAGTCGTCGGCCCCTAGCTCTAGTCCTGTGATCCGATCGGCCACGTCACCCAAGGCCGTCAGCATGATGATGGGGATGTCTGACTCTTTGCGCAGCTCTTGGCAGACGCCATAGCCATCGAGCTTAGGCATCATGACATCTAGAACCACCAGATCCGGATGGGTCGTCCGAAAGGTTTCAATCGCCTCTTCACCATCTGCAGCAGTAACCACGTCGTATCCAATCATGGAGAGACGGGTCTCTAAAATCCTGCGGATACTGGCTTCATCATCAACGACCAGGATCTTTTCTTTGTTACTTTCCAAGTGCCGCAAAGCTCCCTATCAACGCCATACTTAATCAATAAACTCAGCCTTAAATGATTAACTTTTGAGAGCTAGATATTAAATGGTACGTCATTGCATCTCCGATTGAACCAGCGGGGATCTCGAACAGACGTCCTTTTCAGGGTTTTTTAAGAATTGCATCTGAATTTATGAAACCTCTGCTTTCTTAATCTAAAGCAACAAATTGAGATTCCTGCTGCCTGTTTGATCCGATCTTCATCGTTAAAGACAGTTTTCCCCACTGTAGCGGCCATATCAACAAGGTTAAGAAATGGCTACCCTGAGATTACTGATTTAACGTTTGGCTCACCTTTTCTAAGCTTCTGCTCGTTTGGCCCTATGCCCAAGACACGCTCTATTTATGTCTGTAATGAATGTGGCGCTGAATCGCCCCAGTACTTTGGTAAATGCGCGGTTTGTGGCAGCTGGAACTCGCTGGTAGAGCAGGCAGTCGCCGCACCACCAGCCAGTTCTGCTCGGCTGCCCGGCCGCACCTCAGGTAAAAAGTCAGCTCCGGCTGGAGCAACTGGCGGCAAGCCCCGGCTGGCGATGACCCTGAACCAGATTGAGGATCATCCCCAGGCCCGGCTGCCCTCAGGGTATCAAGAACTAGATCGGGTACTGGGCGGCGGCATTGTGCCTGGATCACTGGTGTTGGTGGGAGGCGATCCGGGTATTGGCAAATCGACGCTGCTGCTTCAGGTAGCCAGCCAGATGGGTCGTAAGACCCGAGTGCTCTATGTCTGTGCTGAAGAGTCGGGCCAGCAGGTGAAGCTGCGCTGGCAGCGGCTATCTGAGCAGCCATCGCGCCCCGCACGAAGTACTAAATCTACCAAGGCTGAAGCCCCAGCAACGGCAACCCTGGTGGCCGAAGCAGAGGGCAGTGGGGCCGACCTGGCCTCGCTAGAAGACTTGCTAGAAGCAGACTCAGGCGCAAAGCCCTCGGCTCTAGCGGCTCAGCTCTACCTGCTGCCAGAAATCGATCTCGAAACTATTTTGATGGAGCTAGAGGCGCTGCAGCCTACGATTGCAGTTATCGACAGCATTCAGGCTCTCTACTACGGAGCTTTGACCTCGGCTCCTGGCTCGGTGGCTCAGGTACGCGAGTGCACGTCGGGGCTAATGCAGCTGGCCAAGCGCTCCAATATCGCGATGTTTATCGTGGGGCACGTTACTAAAGAAGGTGCGATCGCAGGCCCCAAAGTACTCGAGCACCTAGTAGATACGGTGCTGTATTTCGAGGGCGACCGATTTGCCAGTCACCGGCTGCTGCGCTCGGTGAAAAATCGCTTTGGCGCGACCCACGAACTGGGCGTGTTTGAAATGGTCGATCGAGGGCTAGAGGAAATCCGCAACCCCTCGGAGCTGTTTTTGGGAAACCGCGATGAGCGCGTACCGGGGATCGCTACTATCGTTGCCTGCGAAGGCACCCGGCCCCTGGTCGTAGAACTGCAGTCTCTAGTCAGTCCCACCAGCTACAGCTCACCCCGCCGCTCAGCCACCGGCATTGAGTTTAATCGGCTGCTGCAAATTCTGGCAGTGCTGGAAAAGCGAGTCGGCATTCCCCTGTCAAAGCTCGATGCCTACGTGGCTTCCTCAGGCGGGCTGAACGTGGCAGAACCCGCCGCCGATTTGGGTATGGCGATCGCAGTAGCAGCCAGCTTTCGCGATCGCATTGTCGATCCCGAAATGGTGCTGATTGGTGAAGTCGGTTTAGGCGGCCAGGTGCGCCCCATTTCTCAGCTAGAACTGCGGCTCAAAGAAGCAGCCAAGCTCGGCTTTAAGCGAGCCATCGTACCCAAAGGCCAGATCGCTAATTTCCCAGGCATGGAAATTATTCCTGTGGCGCGGGTGGTCGATGCGATCGCATTCGCTTTAGCAGGAGAGACGAAAGGGGGGGAGGAGTAGGGAGTGGATGGGTAAAGGGATAGGGAGGGTAGAGGCTTGATTGAAGATAAGTGTTACTCGTCCACCCGTCCACTCATCTACTCATCCACCCACCCACTCATCCACCGACTCCCTACCGCCCCGACGTCACCAAATGCCCGTTATCCAAAATATGCTGCACCACCTCTTGAATCACCTCTCGCAGCAGGATCTGGTTGGCGCTGTTGTCGATGGTGACCGTTAGCAGGTAGCGCTCGTCGTCTACTTTTACACCGAGGGTACTGCCAATGACTTTGGAGTTCTGGCCGGTTTTCTCGCCAATCCAGGTAACTCGTTTGCGGTCTAGGCGCTTCAGTGCGGTGTAGCCAAAGTCCCAGTCGGACTGACCGACCAAGGCATCGAGGATCTCCTCATCGCCGGGGTGCTGGAAGGTGTAGATCTGGCGCATCATCTCGGTCAGCTCATTAGTGGTCGTGGTGTTGGGAGCAGACCCCATGTTTTCAGTGGGATAGATGCTTTCACCCACGAGCTTGGTGCTGACGGTGGTGTTGGGGAATCCGCGTTCTGTCAGGATGGTGTTGAGGGCGTCCCAGCCGATGTAGTCCACCAGCTGGTTGGTAGCGATGTTGTTACTTTCATTGATCATCCGGGCCATGACTTCTCTGAGCGGGTATTCATGATCGATGAAGATCTTGGCTCCGTCTGCATTCTCAGTAAAGTTGTGGGGATCGATATAGACTTCCTCATCCAAATCGATGCCCTCATCAGCCACCATCTGCATCAGCGCTACCGCCACGGGCAGCTTGATCAGGCTAGCTGGACTTTCTGGGGGAACGTCGCCCTGGTAGTCACGACACTCGCCCAACTCATGGCAAAGAGAGATGCGAATAGCGGATGACTGCCCGGTGTCTTCGGCAATCTCCTCTAAAAATTCAGAGAGGGCTCTATCAACCTTTTTGGCAACGGGTTCGACAATGCGGCGGTATTGGGCGATTTTTTCTTCGGCTTGCTCAGCCTGGATTGAGTCCTCGGGAATGGTTGCTAGCTGATCGATGGCGGCCTGCCAAAGAAACTCTTCTTGCTGCAGCGCCTGTAGGGAATCATCACCACTCTGGCGAGTGGTCATGGCTTGATTAGCCAGTTCTAGGGCACGGCGATAGACTGTTTCTGCTTGCTTTTCACCCTGGATGCGCTGGGTGACACGCTGGGTTAGCTGGGCCAGGGTGTAATACGGGTCGAGGCGTTTGGTGTCTTGGCTAGTGGTTTTGGGTAGCGAGCTGAGGTCGGTTTGAATGCGATCTCGCAGCTGGTAGAGGCTGTCGAGGGAAGCGGCCTCGTTTAGCTCTTGCAGCAGCGGATGAGAGTCTGTTAGCTTGGGAGCCATTGCCAGCATGGGATGAATGGCCGTCAGGCCTAGGGTCATCCCAAGGGTCGCTCCCGCAACTGCTAAAGGATATTTTATCCAGCGCATCTCTTTCGCCCCACCACACAAACACCAAAGAAATCGAGTTCGTTAACCAAAGTTAAACACTAATACTACCGCCCTGCGCAAGAGTGTCGGGTTGAATACGAAGCGTCTCCTCATTTCGGTACCCATCCTTTCTATACTGGTAGGCTGGTGCTGAACTGCCGAACAGTCGTCGAGGAATTCCATGTCATCGATCCGCGAACTGCATCAACAGCTCGTCAGCAAAGAGCGGACGGCTGTTGAAATTACCCAATCCTACTTAGACCGTATTGCAGCCTTAGAGCCAAGGCTCAAGAGCTATCTAACGGTGACCGCAGACCAGGCCCTGGAGCAGGCAGGGGCGGTTGACCAGCGCATTGCTGCAGGAGAGAGCATTGGCCTGCTAACCGGAATTCCCATTGCCATTAAAGATAATATGTGCACCCAGGGAATTCGGACTACCTGTGGGTCTAAAGTGCTAGAAAACTTTGTGCCTCCCTACGAGTCCACTGTGACCGAGCGGTTGGCCGCAGCTGGGGCTATTCCCCTAGGCAAAACTAATTTAGATGAGTTTGCCATGGGCAGCTCTACCGAAAACTCGGCCTATCAGGTCACGGCCAATCCCTGGGACCTGGAGCGCGTACCAGGGGGGTCTTCAGGCGGCTCAGCGGCAGCAGTGGCGGCCCGAGAGTGCGTGGTGGCATTGGGGTCTGATACGGGCGGTTCAATTCGCCAGCCCGCTTCTTTTTGTGGCGTGGTCGGGTTAAAGCCGACTTACGGCTTAGTGTCTCGCTATGGTCTGGTAGCCTACGCTTCTTCCCTCGATCAGGTTGGCCCACTGGCCCCAACGGTGGAAGATGCGGCGATCTTGCTACAGGCGATCGCAGGCTATGACCCCCGCGACTCTACCAGTCTCAATGTCGAGATCCCTGACTACTCCAAGGTGCTGTTGCCCAGCCTAGATCGGCGCAACAAGCGGCGCATCGGCGTGATCAAAGAAACCTTTGGCGACGGCCTCGACCCGGTGGTAGAAGCAGCGGTCGAAAAAGCGATTCAGCAGCTGCAAGATTTGGGGGCCGAAATTCAGGTAATCTCCTGTCCTCAGTTTCGCTACGGGCTGCCCACCTACTACATCATTGCGCCCTCTGAGGCGTCTTCTAACCTGGCTCGCTACGATGGGGTTAAATACGGCATTCGCAAAGACGACAGCAGCCTGATGTCGATGTATACCAAGACGCGAGCCGAAGGCTTTGGAGAAGAAGTCAAGCGCCGGATTATGATTGGCACCTACGCCCTCTCGGCTGGCTACTACGATGCCTACTACCTCAAGGCACAAAAAGTGCGAACGCTGATCAAGCAGGACTTTGAGCGAGCCTTTAACCAGGTTGATGTGCTGGTGTGCCCCACCTCGCCCACAACTGCATTCAAGGCTGGCGATAAGGTAGACGATCCCATCAGTATGTATCTGTCTGACCTGATGACCATTCCGGTCAACCTGGCTGGTCTGCCGGGAATGAGCCTACCCTGTGGGTTTGACGAGCAGGGAATGCCGATTGGTCTGCAGCTGATTGCCAATGTGCTGCGAGAGGATCTGCTGTTTGAAGTGGGCTATGCCTACGAACAGGCGACCGGATGGCACAAGCGGACTCCCGATTTGGAGTAGAGCGCTTTGAACGTTGTGTCGGGGCTGGTAAAGGGCGGGCTGTGGATAGTGGGGGCGGGTGCGATCGCATACCTCCTATTCTGCAGCTTGCTGTGGCTGGGCCAGCGCAAGCTGATCTTTGTGCCCAATCGCCTGCTAACCGTCACCCCGGCAGCCCTAGGGCTGGATTATCAGGAAGTCTGGATTCCGGTGGGCAGCGGCCCCGATCAGCTGCATAGCTGGTGGCTGCCCGCCACCGCCCCTGCCAATAGCCTCACCCTGCTTTACCTGCATGGCAATGCTGGCAACATCGGGGATCACTTGAGTTTGGCTAGCCGCTTTCAGGCGCTGGGGTTGTCAGTGCTGCTGGTAGATTACCGGGGCTACGGCCTCAGCACTGGCCCTTTCCCCAGCGAGACCCGGATCTATGAAGATGCTTTGACAGGCTGGCACTACCTGATCAAGGACCGGGGCATTGCCCCCGAACAGATCCTAATTTTTGGCCATTCCATTGGCGGAGCCGTGGCCATCGACCTAGCTGTGAATACCCCCCAGGCTGCCGGGCTGATTGTAGAAAATACGTTTACCTCAATGGAGGCGATGGCCCTACATCAGGGGTATGGGGCTTGGGCACCGGTCAAAGCGCTGCTCAACCAGCGCTTTGACTCCCTCCAAAAGGTTTCCCGGCTGCGGCTGCCGGTTCTATTTATTCATGGGCTCGCTGATCTGACGGTGCCGCCGGAAATGAGCCAGCAGCTCTATGAAGCAACACCCTCTCCCAAATGGCTGTGGAGCATTCCCGGAGCCGATCACAACAATGTTTTTGAGGTTGCTGGTCTTGAGTATGACCGCCGCATTCGTCAGTTTCTAGCAGATTTGGCGCTGATTGGGCGTCCTAGCTGAGGAATGCAAAGTGCTTGTGAAATCTTGATCGGTAGCCCTGCCGCTGGCAATTGAGATTTGTTAAATTGAGCCCATTCCTTTTTTCCCTAGGGCATTTATGGCTCGCCTCTCGCTAGAACTGCAGCGCTACTTTTTCGAAGACAGCCCTGGCCCTAAGGTCACTCTGCAAGACATCCTCAGCCTGGCCGGTGAGCGCACCTTTGGCTTTTTGTTTGTGCTGCTATCGTTACCATCGGCCTTGCCCATCCCCGCTCCGGGGTATTCGGTACCCTTTGGCATCGTCATGTTCGTGTTGGCTGTGCAGCTAATTGTCGGTCGTCAGCGCCTCTGGCTGCCTGAGAAGTGGCAGGGACGCGCCTTCGAGCTGGCTCAGGTGCAGGGCGTGATGAAAGCTGGCTTGCCCTGGCTCAAGCGGCTAGAAGCCCTCTCTCGGCCCCGGTTGAGCTACATCTGCACTAGCCTGCCAGGGCGAGTGGTGATTGGAGTTGCGATCGCACTGATGTCGATCTCCATGATGATTCCAGTGCCCGGTACCAACACCCTGCCAGCGATCGGCATTTTCATTACGGGCTTTGGGCTACTCGATGACGATGGCTTTATCAGCCTGATTGGGCTGGTGGTTTGCGTTATGGGCGGCATCCTCTCCAGCTTAATTTTGATGTTTGGCTACGAGGCCGTCAAAACCGGCATTGAGGTCATCCGCAACGGCGGGTTTTAACAGCCAAAACTAAGATTAGTCAAATTAGTCGGGCACTAGCTCGGTGTTCACTTCATTGAAAGAGCGGCGGCGCAGTTCTTCCGACTCTGTGCGCGGCAGCAGATCAAAGACTTCCCGCAGCGCATCATCTAGGCGCTCGTAGGACAGAACGCCGGCTTCGTTCAGCACCACCTTCCCCTCAGCATCAAAAATGACCGTTTTGGGCACTGCGTTATCAAAGTAATAGCCCGGCTCAGTCGGCTCGTAGCGGTCCTTAACCGAAATCGAATCGGCCATGATTGGGATGATGCTGGTCGCCCAACTATAGGGGCCTTGGAGCTGGGAGATCACCGAGGCGTATTGCTTGCACTCGCTGCTGTCGTCTACGTAAATGACCAGCAGTGCCGGTCTGCCCTGCTTGAGCGATTGCTCTAGAGTAGTGCGAGGTGGAACCAGTGACCCATTCCCGGCATATAGGGCAAAAATGTTGCCATCGTAGCGATCGTCAGTGAGTCCAGCAAAGGCAGCGGGTTGACCACCCCAGCCCAGCCAAGCGGTGACTAGAAAAAGCATTAGGCCCAGCAGCAGCCCAATTTGCCGCAGGAGGTCTTTGGCAGAAATCCGCCGGAGGGCGTCGCGTTGCAGCATCATGACAAACAGCCTGTTCTCTGAAAATCCTGTTTTTCAACAGGTTTTGTACCTGTTCTATTAGGCCACAGAACCGCCCCCTTCTGGAGGGATCAGATCTGCTCAAAGCTGGAAATAATCGACTGGAGTTCGTCGCGGTTCTCGTTGTAGCGCTCTTCTGAGGTCCAGGCAACGACCTGGTAGTAGCGGTTGTCGGCCTGAACCGTGGTGTGAAGGTAGGCAACGGGAGTGCCCTGAACCCGCCCTCGCACCAAATACTGACTAGCCGGGTTACCCGCAACGGAATTGAGTTGGGTGACTTCTTCCTGAGCCGTATCGTCAAACTGGCTAGCCAGCAGACGGCGGTATTCCTGGGAGTTGTCCTGCAGGCTGTTGTAGCTTACGGCATTAACCTCTTCTCCAATGACCAGAAAATACATTTCCTGATCCTCGTTGTAGGCATACAGGTCAGCATTGTCGTGCAGAGCATTGGCCGGGGCGATCTCCCACCCCCTCGGCAGACGCACCCGGATCTGCTCCTGGGAATTTTCCAGAGAGCGGCCTCGCAGGGTATTTCTCACCCGAGGCTGGGCATCGTTGTTTTCAGAGTTTTCAGAGGCAGGCTGGTCAATGTCACCAGCCAGGTTGAAGCAGCCAGTCAACGACAGCAGCAACAGCGCGGGCAGGGCAAATTTTTGCAGCAGGTTACGGGTCACCATCGCACCCAATTCATACAGAATCTATGGTGAAAGC includes the following:
- a CDS encoding thylakoid membrane photosystem I accumulation factor, with the translated sequence MLFLVTAWLGWGGQPAAFAGLTDDRYDGNIFALYAGNGSLVPPRTTLEQSLKQGRPALLVIYVDDSSECKQYASVISQLQGPYSWATSIIPIMADSISVKDRYEPTEPGYYFDNAVPKTVIFDAEGKVVLNEAGVLSYERLDDALREVFDLLPRTESEELRRRSFNEVNTELVPD
- a CDS encoding exopolysaccharide biosynthesis protein, which translates into the protein MARLSLELQRYFFEDSPGPKVTLQDILSLAGERTFGFLFVLLSLPSALPIPAPGYSVPFGIVMFVLAVQLIVGRQRLWLPEKWQGRAFELAQVQGVMKAGLPWLKRLEALSRPRLSYICTSLPGRVVIGVAIALMSISMMIPVPGTNTLPAIGIFITGFGLLDDDGFISLIGLVVCVMGGILSSLILMFGYEAVKTGIEVIRNGGF
- a CDS encoding alpha/beta fold hydrolase codes for the protein MSGLVKGGLWIVGAGAIAYLLFCSLLWLGQRKLIFVPNRLLTVTPAALGLDYQEVWIPVGSGPDQLHSWWLPATAPANSLTLLYLHGNAGNIGDHLSLASRFQALGLSVLLVDYRGYGLSTGPFPSETRIYEDALTGWHYLIKDRGIAPEQILIFGHSIGGAVAIDLAVNTPQAAGLIVENTFTSMEAMALHQGYGAWAPVKALLNQRFDSLQKVSRLRLPVLFIHGLADLTVPPEMSQQLYEATPSPKWLWSIPGADHNNVFEVAGLEYDRRIRQFLADLALIGRPS